One window of the bacterium genome contains the following:
- a CDS encoding isoprenylcysteine carboxylmethyltransferase family protein yields MPEVVRRANSQASIRMALVGLAGTAIILAGLLFLLARHLDWTLGWIYVGIIVVTLAINLACVQRWNPGLIRRRVGFRRGTKAWDVVWLVLFGAVVIAVYVVAVLEPRDEVWRAPGVAWLAGLAIFVPGWALVIWSMVVNPFFEKTVRIQTDCGHRVIDSGPYAYVRHPGYVGFLGWILSTPLLLPSASAFVPALLAGILLVIRTALEDRTLRAELPGYAEYAARVRFRLIPRVW; encoded by the coding sequence ATGCCCGAGGTCGTGAGGCGCGCCAATTCGCAAGCCTCGATCCGGATGGCCCTCGTCGGTCTGGCCGGCACGGCCATCATTTTGGCGGGGCTCCTCTTCTTGCTCGCGCGCCATCTGGACTGGACGCTCGGCTGGATCTACGTGGGCATCATCGTCGTGACCCTGGCCATCAACCTGGCGTGCGTGCAGCGCTGGAACCCCGGGCTGATCCGCAGGCGCGTAGGCTTCCGTAGGGGGACCAAGGCCTGGGACGTTGTGTGGCTTGTGCTGTTCGGTGCAGTGGTCATCGCAGTCTACGTCGTCGCGGTACTCGAGCCGCGCGATGAGGTATGGAGAGCGCCTGGGGTAGCGTGGCTGGCGGGCCTGGCCATTTTCGTCCCCGGATGGGCCTTGGTGATCTGGTCCATGGTCGTGAATCCGTTCTTCGAGAAGACGGTGCGCATCCAGACGGACTGCGGGCATCGCGTGATCGATTCGGGGCCCTACGCCTACGTGCGACACCCTGGTTACGTCGGCTTCCTGGGCTGGATCCTCTCGACGCCGCTCCTGCTCCCGTCGGCCTCGGCCTTCGTGCCGGCCCTGCTCGCGGGCATCTTGCTCGTGATCCGCACGGCGCTCGAGGATCGCACGCTCCGCGCGGAACTACCCGGCTACGCCGAGTACGCTGCTCGGGTTCGCTTCCGCCTGATCCCGCGCGTCTGGTAG
- a CDS encoding CAP domain-containing protein — protein sequence MPRTLWHAAYFVFGLWLSLVLLVPLTAPWAYAADPDIARMEGLLAGDVNAFRRENHLISLQRRPDLDAVARAHSEDMARRNYLSHASPEGLDWVARLERAGITGFSMAAENVGRTNKAGPNAEILSGWIHSPAHHQNLVARPFNATGIGIARAADGSYVYTQLYLSFPR from the coding sequence ATGCCCCGAACGTTGTGGCACGCGGCCTACTTCGTGTTCGGCCTGTGGCTCTCGCTCGTGCTGCTCGTGCCGCTCACCGCACCGTGGGCCTACGCGGCGGATCCGGACATCGCGCGCATGGAGGGCCTCCTGGCCGGAGACGTCAACGCCTTCCGCCGCGAGAACCACCTGATCTCGCTCCAGCGTCGCCCGGATCTCGACGCCGTCGCACGTGCGCATTCCGAGGACATGGCCCGGCGCAACTACCTCTCTCACGCCTCCCCGGAAGGCCTGGACTGGGTCGCTCGCCTCGAGCGGGCCGGAATCACGGGCTTCTCGATGGCCGCCGAAAACGTTGGCCGGACCAACAAGGCCGGCCCCAACGCCGAGATCCTCTCGGGCTGGATCCACTCCCCAGCCCACCACCAGAACCTGGTCGCGCGCCCCTTCAACGCCACGGGCATCGGCATCGCACGCGCCGCAGACGGCAGCTACGTCTACACCCAGCTCTACCTGAGTTTCCCCCGCTGA